In a single window of the Sulfitobacter indolifex genome:
- a CDS encoding type II toxin-antitoxin system RelE/ParE family toxin — MANVVILPAARADLMDIGDFIALDNRPRAASFVAEIEAKIVEVGERPGSFQKRDDLHKGLRHARHGRYLIFFIKVDEEVQIVRVIEGSRDLPRLFEL, encoded by the coding sequence GTGGCAAACGTCGTTATCCTGCCCGCTGCACGGGCAGACCTCATGGACATTGGCGACTTCATCGCGCTCGACAATCGCCCTCGCGCCGCATCTTTCGTGGCCGAGATCGAGGCGAAGATTGTTGAGGTAGGCGAGCGCCCCGGCAGCTTCCAGAAGCGCGACGATCTGCACAAAGGGCTGCGTCACGCGCGGCATGGGCGTTACCTGATATTCTTCATCAAGGTAGATGAGGAAGTGCAGATCGTGCGGGTGATAGAAGGGTCGCGAGATCTGCCGCGTTTGTTTGAGCTTTAG
- a CDS encoding type II toxin-antitoxin system ParD family antitoxin, whose protein sequence is MPSAERMTITMPTDMAEALRQTVASGEYASTSEVVREALRDWTRSRNAELRDLEVLRNAIKAGLDSGPGIPADQVFAELRARYADKS, encoded by the coding sequence GTGCCTTCAGCTGAACGAATGACAATTACAATGCCAACAGATATGGCAGAGGCACTGCGCCAGACCGTAGCTAGTGGCGAGTATGCCTCAACCAGTGAAGTTGTACGCGAGGCGTTGCGCGATTGGACACGCAGCCGCAATGCCGAGCTGCGCGATCTTGAGGTCTTACGGAACGCGATCAAAGCTGGGCTGGACAGCGGACCGGGTATTCCGGCCGACCAGGTGTTTGCTGAGCTGCGTGCGCGTTACGCCGACAAGTCCTGA
- a CDS encoding glycosyltransferase family protein, with amino-acid sequence MTSAEPRPTIHWISPLPPAETDIAHYTARVLPALSAKAEVVLWTDAQEWDLSLERYCVVKQFDPDTVLPRDFAAASCGTGPEVLFLHIGNSWVFHAGFLRLAQRIPTLVVLHDLAIQELMIEAVEQYEWDAPSYLAGMEKWYGAEGWRKGQACLQREEKGSVISAQLPGFELVLDKALGVLTHTQFASNAVQERLPHLPCQVLPLPFEIGPPPSQRRASSGPVRLLQFGWIGPNRRLEQVLDALAQMPEDFDYRLDVMGKIWNPDVIYDKLTQLNLAGRVHLHGFVPEPVLDDALRQAHLVLNLRHPSMGEASGSQLRIWNAGAPSAVTREGWYAGLPEDVVSFVDVDDEAAQLYVLFLRLAADRRAGDEIGAAGRAYFEAHHAPASYAQGIVSLAKETALNAGRDLALRLRSEQQTAHDLHPSLQKRLEALSAPVRTDL; translated from the coding sequence ATGACCAGCGCAGAGCCTCGCCCCACAATTCACTGGATCAGCCCCCTTCCCCCGGCTGAAACCGATATTGCACATTACACCGCACGCGTCCTGCCAGCGCTCAGCGCTAAGGCGGAAGTTGTTCTGTGGACTGATGCGCAGGAATGGGATCTGTCCTTGGAGCGGTATTGTGTGGTCAAGCAGTTTGACCCGGATACGGTTTTGCCGAGAGACTTTGCCGCAGCCAGCTGCGGAACAGGACCAGAGGTTCTCTTTCTGCACATCGGGAACTCTTGGGTCTTCCATGCGGGTTTTTTGCGCCTCGCGCAACGCATCCCCACCCTTGTGGTCTTACATGATCTCGCGATTCAGGAATTGATGATCGAAGCCGTCGAGCAATACGAATGGGATGCGCCAAGCTACTTGGCTGGGATGGAAAAGTGGTATGGAGCAGAAGGCTGGCGCAAAGGCCAAGCCTGCTTGCAACGAGAAGAAAAAGGGTCTGTCATATCTGCCCAATTGCCGGGCTTCGAGTTGGTGTTGGACAAGGCGCTTGGCGTGCTAACACATACTCAGTTTGCGTCGAATGCGGTGCAAGAACGGTTGCCTCACTTGCCCTGCCAAGTGTTGCCCTTGCCCTTCGAAATAGGCCCCCCGCCCTCGCAGCGCCGGGCTTCAAGCGGCCCGGTGCGGCTTTTGCAATTCGGCTGGATCGGCCCCAACCGGCGGCTTGAGCAAGTTTTGGATGCTTTGGCCCAGATGCCGGAGGATTTTGACTACCGGCTGGACGTGATGGGCAAGATTTGGAACCCGGATGTCATATATGACAAGCTGACCCAGTTAAACCTGGCCGGCCGGGTACATTTGCATGGGTTTGTCCCAGAGCCGGTCTTGGACGATGCGCTGCGCCAGGCCCATCTGGTGTTGAACCTGCGCCATCCCAGCATGGGGGAAGCCTCTGGCAGCCAGCTGCGCATCTGGAATGCGGGGGCGCCATCGGCCGTCACCCGGGAAGGCTGGTATGCGGGATTGCCTGAAGACGTGGTCTCTTTTGTAGATGTGGACGATGAAGCCGCTCAACTGTACGTGCTCTTTTTGAGACTTGCCGCTGATCGCCGCGCGGGGGACGAGATTGGTGCCGCAGGCCGGGCCTATTTCGAGGCGCATCATGCCCCTGCTTCCTATGCGCAAGGCATCGTCTCTTTGGCTAAAGAGACCGCTCTGAATGCCGGCCGGGACCTGGCCTTGCGGTTGAGGTCTGAGCAGCAAACAGCACATGACTTGCATCCAAGTTTGCAAAAGCGTCTTGAGGCGCTTTCCGCGCCTGTCAGAACGGACCTTTAG
- a CDS encoding type I secretion system permease/ATPase produces MTFSKKAFIAKRPYLAVKDIYPMSASNPLQQAYQKFRAIFGATILFSFFVNLLMFVGPLYMLQIYDRVLSSRNEMTLAVITIVAVALLITYGTLEFVRSRMLVRAGLQFDSILSRPLFDRVARMQLVNPNGGARTALGDADKVRSFITGQGVLAFFDVPWTPIFLALCFAFHPWLGWVATGGTVVIFTLALLNEYLTRNALQSANNEGQQASEFAGATMQNAEVIRAMGMQDALAQRWQVKRNGMLVSQATASDWAGAVMSSSKFVRMALQVAILGTGAYLAMKGEISAGVMIAASIVMGRALAPVEQAVGQWKEFVAARQSNARLKKLFEAVAEEPTRLQQPQPKGHLSAEGVTTVVPGTRDTILRGVSFDLPAGKTLALIGPSGSGKSTLARHLVGVGDPINGAIRLDQVELSHWDRNQLGKTIGYLPQDVKLFAGTVAENISRFMDDATDDDIIAAAKLAGAHEMISGLNDGYATQIGSGGGRLSGGQRQRVGLARALFGNPSLVVLDEPNANLDSEGEEALARCLTQLKSDGKTIVLVTHKANILSATDFTLILREGTVQRFVATKELLQPQQQKPQQQPQTLSLSTAKL; encoded by the coding sequence GTGACCTTCAGTAAAAAAGCGTTTATAGCAAAACGACCATATTTGGCTGTGAAAGATATTTACCCAATGAGTGCCAGTAACCCGCTCCAGCAGGCCTACCAGAAGTTTCGTGCCATTTTCGGGGCGACGATCCTGTTCAGCTTCTTTGTGAATTTGCTGATGTTCGTAGGTCCTCTTTATATGCTCCAGATCTATGATCGGGTGCTTTCCAGCCGAAACGAGATGACGCTCGCGGTGATCACGATAGTCGCAGTGGCCCTTCTCATCACCTATGGCACGCTAGAGTTTGTCCGCTCGCGTATGCTGGTACGGGCAGGTTTGCAGTTTGACAGCATCCTCTCACGGCCCCTGTTTGACCGCGTGGCACGGATGCAGCTGGTCAATCCTAACGGTGGCGCGCGCACCGCTCTGGGAGATGCAGATAAAGTCCGCAGCTTTATTACCGGACAAGGTGTGTTGGCCTTTTTTGATGTGCCCTGGACCCCGATCTTTCTTGCGCTCTGCTTTGCTTTCCATCCCTGGTTGGGATGGGTGGCCACGGGCGGTACGGTCGTCATCTTCACCTTGGCGCTTCTCAACGAATATTTGACCCGCAATGCGCTGCAGTCGGCCAACAACGAGGGCCAGCAAGCGTCCGAATTTGCCGGGGCCACGATGCAGAATGCGGAAGTCATTCGTGCAATGGGGATGCAAGACGCTTTGGCGCAACGTTGGCAGGTCAAGCGTAATGGCATGCTCGTCTCGCAAGCAACCGCCAGTGACTGGGCCGGTGCTGTCATGTCGAGCTCAAAATTCGTCAGAATGGCCCTTCAGGTCGCGATCCTCGGCACGGGTGCCTATCTCGCCATGAAAGGGGAGATCTCCGCAGGCGTCATGATCGCGGCCTCGATCGTGATGGGCCGTGCTCTGGCTCCAGTTGAGCAGGCCGTCGGACAGTGGAAAGAATTTGTTGCAGCACGCCAATCTAATGCACGCCTGAAAAAGCTCTTTGAAGCTGTTGCAGAAGAGCCTACGCGTCTTCAACAGCCCCAGCCTAAAGGGCATCTCAGCGCCGAAGGTGTCACGACTGTTGTCCCTGGCACCCGCGATACGATCCTCCGGGGCGTCAGTTTTGATCTGCCAGCCGGAAAGACATTGGCTCTTATTGGCCCCAGTGGGTCGGGAAAGTCTACGCTTGCGCGTCACCTAGTTGGTGTGGGCGACCCGATCAATGGCGCGATCCGCCTCGATCAGGTGGAGCTTTCCCATTGGGACCGTAATCAGCTTGGCAAAACCATCGGCTATCTGCCGCAGGACGTAAAACTGTTCGCGGGCACCGTCGCCGAGAACATTTCCCGCTTTATGGACGATGCCACCGACGACGACATTATCGCAGCCGCCAAGCTTGCCGGGGCCCACGAAATGATTTCCGGGCTGAACGACGGCTATGCCACCCAAATTGGAAGCGGCGGCGGCCGTTTGTCTGGCGGTCAACGGCAGCGGGTTGGATTGGCCCGGGCGCTTTTCGGCAACCCCTCTCTGGTGGTGCTTGATGAGCCCAATGCGAACCTGGACAGTGAAGGCGAAGAAGCCTTGGCACGTTGCCTCACCCAATTGAAGAGTGACGGTAAGACGATTGTCCTAGTGACCCATAAGGCGAATATTCTGAGTGCCACCGACTTCACCTTGATCCTGAGAGAAGGAACGGTTCAGCGGTTTGTGGCCACAAAGGAGCTGTTGCAACCTCAACAACAAAAGCCGCAGCAGCAGCCCCAGACGTTGTCGCTGTCCACGGCCAAGCTGTAA
- a CDS encoding glycosyltransferase, which translates to MRVGVVRTQVPFVTGGAERHAAGLVSALRHYGHEACEIALPFKWYPVETLTDSILSARLVDLSESEGVPIDMMIGLKFPAYLARHPNPVFWLIHQHRQAYDMWNAGTSDLLDSPDGMMARDMIRAEDRAAFARSTRPIYANSKNVAGRLETYLGLPSTPLYHPPPLADRMTQGAFGDYLFAPGRLNPSKRVDLMLRALAMTPGPMRLVIAGVPENPAYLDDLRSLAAALGISGRVDWLGGIDNDTMIRHYAQARGVVFTPQDEDLGYITLEAMLSGKPVITTTDAGGPLEFISHEQEGLITSPDAEALSKAFITLYEDAALAETMGQAGLERYHSLNISWEHVVETLTGETAKPAPGPAQIAALEAKAAATPAEEAVARVQAAVAPPPAPALPFASITDVLEAYAFDTMPQENGEGPAPVEPGLAKYLGSHWTRYLTTLHHIVDCAPRDILDVGVFPPLAFEAMVVNALEDVKMSGVWEGPNPYAQSVKSLNPAYPDFDIELRPANIERDVMPYGDAEFDMVLGMEIFEHLALDPHFFLSQAARVLRPGGHIILTTPNVGSHRGVRKILDRESPYSFGLFVPTGGVYGRHNREYTPHEVEALAHGAGFETHYLGTSDVYDDHVDPATAALMIAREDDLHLRGETIVFVGRKARAPSAPPAGLYHGDPARLSGKLVLTKDEAETGLTQVTAHNTSSGWWPAAGNQATALLAEWINGEDYLVHTNVILPLSEAVAPGAETTFSFRRDPDMAGPGTLRLHLFQTGVGAFTGTGRANTLELPCSEASFLALVKRAL; encoded by the coding sequence ATGCGGGTTGGTGTTGTTCGGACCCAAGTCCCCTTCGTCACCGGCGGTGCAGAGCGCCATGCCGCTGGCTTGGTGAGCGCCCTGCGGCACTATGGTCATGAGGCTTGCGAAATCGCCCTGCCCTTCAAGTGGTACCCCGTTGAGACCTTGACCGATAGCATCCTATCAGCACGGCTGGTGGACCTGTCAGAATCTGAAGGGGTGCCCATCGACATGATGATCGGGCTTAAATTCCCTGCCTATCTCGCGCGGCATCCAAATCCGGTCTTTTGGTTGATCCACCAGCATCGGCAAGCCTACGACATGTGGAATGCTGGCACGTCGGACTTGCTGGACAGCCCCGATGGGATGATGGCACGCGATATGATCCGGGCGGAAGACCGCGCGGCGTTCGCACGCAGCACGCGCCCCATTTATGCGAACTCGAAAAATGTCGCCGGACGGCTGGAGACTTACCTTGGTCTACCCTCTACGCCTTTGTATCACCCCCCACCGCTCGCAGACCGGATGACTCAAGGCGCGTTTGGTGACTATCTCTTCGCGCCGGGACGTCTGAACCCCTCCAAGCGGGTCGATCTGATGCTGCGCGCATTGGCCATGACGCCTGGACCAATGCGCTTGGTCATCGCCGGCGTGCCAGAGAACCCTGCCTATCTGGACGACTTACGCAGCCTGGCTGCGGCTTTGGGGATTTCGGGGCGCGTCGATTGGCTGGGCGGCATCGATAATGACACGATGATCCGCCACTATGCCCAGGCCCGTGGCGTCGTCTTTACGCCGCAAGATGAAGATCTGGGCTATATCACGTTGGAGGCCATGCTCTCGGGCAAGCCGGTGATCACCACCACCGACGCCGGTGGCCCGCTAGAGTTCATTTCTCACGAACAAGAAGGATTGATCACCTCGCCCGATGCGGAGGCGCTCTCAAAGGCTTTCATCACGCTTTATGAAGATGCAGCCTTGGCCGAAACCATGGGCCAGGCCGGGCTCGAGCGCTATCATAGTCTGAACATCTCCTGGGAGCATGTGGTGGAAACACTGACCGGGGAGACGGCCAAACCGGCCCCGGGACCCGCGCAAATCGCGGCCCTTGAAGCGAAAGCCGCGGCCACCCCGGCCGAAGAAGCAGTGGCCCGTGTACAGGCCGCCGTGGCTCCGCCGCCCGCGCCGGCCTTGCCTTTTGCCTCTATCACCGACGTGTTGGAGGCCTATGCCTTTGACACCATGCCCCAAGAAAATGGTGAGGGTCCCGCGCCGGTTGAGCCTGGATTGGCAAAATATCTGGGCTCGCATTGGACGCGTTACCTGACCACTTTGCACCATATCGTAGACTGTGCCCCGCGCGATATTCTGGATGTTGGGGTCTTCCCACCTCTGGCCTTTGAGGCCATGGTCGTCAACGCGCTCGAGGACGTCAAAATGAGCGGGGTCTGGGAAGGACCAAATCCCTATGCGCAGTCAGTCAAAAGCCTGAACCCAGCCTACCCTGATTTTGATATCGAGTTGCGCCCCGCCAACATCGAGCGCGATGTCATGCCCTATGGGGACGCAGAGTTCGACATGGTGCTGGGCATGGAGATCTTTGAGCATCTCGCTCTGGACCCGCATTTCTTCCTGTCCCAAGCGGCCCGCGTGCTGCGACCCGGTGGGCATATCATTCTGACCACGCCCAATGTCGGTAGCCACCGCGGTGTGCGAAAAATCCTTGATCGTGAGTCCCCCTACTCTTTTGGTCTTTTTGTCCCCACCGGGGGGGTCTACGGACGGCACAACCGCGAATACACCCCACATGAGGTAGAAGCTCTCGCCCATGGTGCCGGCTTTGAAACCCACTACCTAGGGACATCTGATGTCTACGATGACCACGTGGACCCGGCGACTGCGGCCCTCATGATTGCTCGTGAGGACGACTTGCATCTGCGCGGAGAAACGATCGTCTTTGTCGGGCGGAAAGCAAGGGCACCGAGCGCCCCGCCCGCTGGCCTTTATCATGGTGATCCTGCGCGGCTGTCGGGCAAACTGGTTTTGACCAAGGATGAGGCCGAGACCGGCCTCACGCAGGTCACCGCGCACAATACCTCTTCAGGATGGTGGCCCGCTGCGGGCAACCAAGCGACCGCCCTTTTGGCTGAATGGATCAATGGTGAGGATTATCTCGTTCATACCAATGTCATTCTGCCGCTGAGCGAAGCCGTGGCACCGGGAGCGGAGACCACATTCAGCTTCCGCCGGGATCCCGATATGGCGGGCCCTGGTACGCTGCGGTTGCATCTTTTTCAGACGGGTGTTGGTGCTTTTACTGGCACGGGACGGGCCAACACACTGGAGCTGCCTTGTTCTGAGGCCAGCTTTTTGGCCTTAGTCAAACGAGCCCTTTGA
- a CDS encoding HlyD family type I secretion periplasmic adaptor subunit: protein MATAQSALIAGQLKKMANPRKYSFAGYVILFITFGILGTWAYFAIIASAVVAPGVVSLESDRKVVQHLEGGIVQDILVREAAFVEQGDPLLVLDNIQINSEIRVLEQRRAASEALIARLVAEQAFDEEIEFSPDLLNAEDPYVKSAVQAQRNIFEDRRSIFLSQTEILEFRAEQLNSQAEGYEVQLAAVERRHTLRNELFERMRTGEERGVIESNRLSEMQDEVIQIEASIGTAMSDIAQVKAAAGEAQLNILKLKQEYSERANSELKTARSELSEINEKLTVAADQMRRTTILAPTTGKVQSLAVTTRGSVIRSGEILMEIVPSDETLLIDAKIAPVDVDNVRPGLETEVRFSAFKARLSKVVLGEVLSISTDVVTTQDPNEAPYYLARIKVPDENLTDEIREGLTAGMPADVVILTGERTVLQYMLDPLSEAIFKSLREE from the coding sequence GTGGCAACAGCACAATCAGCCCTGATTGCGGGCCAACTGAAAAAGATGGCAAACCCGCGAAAGTACTCCTTCGCAGGGTATGTTATCTTGTTCATTACCTTCGGCATCCTGGGCACCTGGGCTTATTTTGCGATCATCGCCAGCGCTGTTGTGGCGCCTGGGGTGGTGTCGCTGGAAAGCGACCGCAAAGTTGTTCAGCACCTTGAGGGCGGTATCGTTCAAGATATCTTGGTGCGCGAGGCTGCTTTCGTGGAGCAAGGCGACCCCCTGCTCGTGCTCGACAACATCCAGATCAACTCGGAAATAAGGGTGCTCGAGCAGCGCCGTGCCGCCTCGGAAGCCTTGATTGCCCGGTTGGTCGCAGAGCAGGCCTTTGATGAAGAGATTGAGTTTTCCCCTGACCTGCTCAACGCTGAAGACCCCTACGTGAAAAGTGCGGTGCAAGCCCAACGCAACATCTTTGAAGATCGCCGATCAATCTTTTTGTCGCAAACTGAAATCCTCGAGTTCCGTGCAGAGCAGTTGAACAGTCAAGCGGAAGGCTACGAAGTCCAGCTCGCCGCCGTGGAAAGACGTCATACCCTGCGCAACGAACTCTTTGAGCGGATGCGCACGGGCGAAGAGCGCGGCGTGATCGAAAGCAACCGCCTCTCTGAAATGCAAGATGAGGTGATCCAGATCGAGGCCAGCATTGGGACAGCCATGTCCGATATCGCCCAAGTAAAAGCTGCAGCTGGAGAGGCGCAGCTCAATATTCTTAAGCTCAAGCAAGAATATAGCGAACGCGCCAACAGCGAGCTTAAAACCGCGCGCTCTGAGCTTTCCGAGATCAATGAAAAGTTAACTGTAGCCGCCGATCAGATGCGGCGCACAACCATTCTGGCCCCCACGACTGGCAAGGTGCAAAGCCTCGCCGTCACCACCCGCGGCTCCGTGATCCGTTCTGGCGAAATCCTGATGGAGATCGTCCCCAGCGATGAGACGCTTCTTATTGATGCGAAGATCGCGCCCGTGGATGTGGATAACGTACGCCCCGGGCTTGAAACCGAAGTGCGGTTTTCGGCCTTCAAAGCCCGCCTGTCAAAGGTGGTGTTGGGCGAGGTTCTATCGATCTCAACAGATGTGGTGACCACCCAGGACCCCAATGAGGCGCCCTATTACCTCGCACGCATCAAAGTACCGGACGAAAATCTCACGGATGAGATCCGTGAGGGTTTGACCGCAGGCATGCCGGCAGATGTGGTGATCCTGACAGGTGAGAGGACCGTATTGCAGTACATGCTAGACCCTCTGTCCGAAGCAATTTTCAAAAGTTTGCGCGAAGAGTAG
- a CDS encoding oxidoreductase, with the protein MRDPRYDILFKPLKIGPVTTRNRFYQVPHCTGMGHRYPKAEARLRGVKAEGGWGVVSTQEAEIHASSDLTPANEARIWGAQDIPALRLVTDAVHAHGSLAAIQLVHNGLHTANRYSRIAPLAPSAAAVASDDPVQARAMDKTDIAAFRKWHVDAALRAKEAGFDIIYAYAGHDMTLLQHFLLARHNHRTDEYGGSFANRLRLFREVIEDTKEAVGQTCAVAVRLAVDELMGRDGLQHDGEAHDIIEALAEEPDIWDVNLSGWSNDSQTARFSDEGFQEHYTGFVKSVTTKPVVGVGRYTSPDTMARVIKSGHLDLIGAARPSIADPFLPSKIEAGEIEAIRECIGCNICVMGDNTSVPMRCTQNPTLGEEWRRGWHPEFIPSLSHPDPYLIVGGGPAGLEAARALVQRGAEVTLSEAGTAWGGRVTLESALPGLATWARVRDWRLWQLNQAPNVEMYLNSPLQASDILEFGMPHVALATGSTWRADGVGRVHRRPLGFLDPDRVLTPDDIMAKGASAVTDKGPVVVFDDDRFYMASVLAELLATAGRDVVFVTPAPVVSPWSETTLEQDRIQRRLIEKQVRIIPLHSLADMSPETLTLSCVYTGDTQEIACSTVVTVTTRRPNDALWEDLLAAKEQWDDAGIRSVRRIGDCYAPSLIAGAVQSGHTYARHAGLEEEPEPLREDFGHV; encoded by the coding sequence ATGCGTGATCCGCGTTACGATATTCTTTTTAAGCCTCTCAAGATTGGTCCTGTCACTACCCGCAACCGGTTTTACCAAGTGCCCCATTGCACGGGTATGGGGCATCGATACCCAAAAGCAGAGGCGCGTCTGCGCGGGGTGAAAGCGGAAGGCGGATGGGGTGTGGTGTCCACGCAAGAGGCTGAAATACATGCAAGCTCAGACCTAACCCCTGCAAATGAAGCGCGGATTTGGGGGGCGCAGGACATTCCAGCCCTGCGCCTCGTGACAGATGCAGTTCACGCACATGGCAGCCTGGCAGCGATCCAGCTGGTTCATAATGGACTTCACACAGCAAACCGCTACAGCCGAATTGCCCCCCTTGCGCCATCTGCAGCCGCCGTCGCAAGTGATGACCCGGTCCAGGCCCGGGCCATGGACAAGACCGACATCGCAGCCTTTCGCAAATGGCATGTGGACGCCGCGCTGCGGGCAAAAGAGGCGGGGTTTGATATCATCTACGCCTATGCGGGCCACGATATGACCTTGCTGCAACATTTTCTGCTGGCGCGCCACAACCACCGTACAGATGAATATGGCGGCTCATTTGCAAACCGTCTGCGGTTGTTCCGAGAAGTGATTGAGGACACGAAAGAAGCTGTGGGTCAGACTTGCGCCGTCGCCGTGCGCTTGGCGGTTGATGAACTGATGGGCCGCGACGGCTTGCAGCACGATGGGGAGGCGCATGACATTATCGAGGCTTTGGCCGAAGAGCCTGATATTTGGGATGTGAACCTGTCTGGGTGGTCAAACGACAGCCAGACCGCACGGTTCTCCGACGAAGGGTTTCAGGAGCATTACACAGGCTTTGTGAAATCGGTCACCACAAAGCCTGTCGTGGGCGTGGGTCGCTATACATCGCCCGACACCATGGCGCGGGTGATCAAAAGCGGTCATCTGGACCTGATTGGCGCCGCGCGCCCTTCCATTGCTGATCCATTCCTGCCGAGCAAGATCGAGGCTGGGGAGATCGAGGCAATCCGGGAGTGCATTGGGTGCAACATTTGCGTGATGGGCGACAACACCAGCGTGCCGATGCGGTGCACCCAAAACCCAACCCTCGGTGAGGAATGGCGGCGCGGCTGGCATCCCGAATTTATCCCGTCTCTTTCGCACCCTGACCCCTACCTAATCGTCGGCGGGGGTCCCGCCGGGCTGGAGGCGGCGCGCGCCTTGGTTCAACGGGGCGCAGAGGTCACTCTGTCCGAGGCAGGGACCGCGTGGGGAGGGCGTGTCACTTTAGAAAGTGCCTTGCCTGGTCTTGCAACATGGGCTCGTGTTCGAGATTGGCGGCTCTGGCAGCTAAACCAAGCGCCGAATGTCGAAATGTACCTTAACAGCCCGCTTCAAGCATCTGATATTCTTGAGTTCGGCATGCCTCATGTCGCCCTTGCCACAGGGTCAACATGGCGGGCAGATGGGGTGGGTCGCGTGCATCGTCGCCCACTTGGGTTTCTGGATCCGGACCGCGTGTTGACGCCAGATGACATCATGGCCAAAGGCGCATCGGCCGTCACAGATAAGGGTCCCGTTGTCGTCTTTGATGATGACCGTTTTTACATGGCAAGCGTTCTAGCTGAACTCTTGGCGACCGCAGGGCGCGATGTTGTGTTCGTCACACCGGCGCCCGTCGTATCGCCCTGGTCGGAAACCACTTTGGAGCAGGACCGCATCCAGCGTCGCCTGATCGAAAAGCAAGTGCGCATCATCCCCCTGCACAGCCTTGCCGACATGTCCCCGGAGACGCTGACACTCAGTTGTGTTTACACGGGAGACACTCAAGAGATTGCCTGCAGCACAGTGGTCACTGTCACAACCCGGCGCCCCAACGATGCTCTCTGGGAAGACCTTCTTGCAGCCAAAGAGCAATGGGACGACGCTGGTATTCGCTCGGTAAGGCGAATTGGTGACTGTTACGCTCCAAGCCTCATCGCAGGGGCAGTTCAGTCGGGTCATACCTATGCTCGGCATGCCGGGCTTGAGGAAGAACCAGAGCCCCTACGGGAAGATTTTGGACACGTGTAA
- a CDS encoding class I SAM-dependent methyltransferase, whose translation MSKVKRFGDYIAAFFKLGRTERLAKEAHRNMRATEERFNALETRERQLRNGIKQMVQGETQVLMARNAELARNFVGLSRRLDQVLLASQGTQTQPPPPDPAAKDAGGLGAVMDSFYHRLENKYRGTTSDIRNRLRVYLPDVESAVIRTGGKPVMDIGCGRGEWLGLLNDVGITAIGIDTNPVQIEDVQSEGLDARYGDARSALTEAKDDSLACITAHHLIEHLPFEEVLWITREAMRVLAPGGVLLFETPNTRNVLVGSTSFHNDPTHLRPMTDPVLNVLFETIGFQPIETRHLHPHERLAEFMAKPGFDPDLANLMFGAQDLAILGHKPLRET comes from the coding sequence GTGAGCAAGGTCAAGCGTTTTGGCGACTACATAGCTGCGTTTTTCAAGCTCGGGCGCACAGAGCGCTTGGCCAAAGAAGCGCACCGCAACATGCGAGCCACCGAGGAGCGCTTCAATGCTTTGGAAACCCGCGAGCGCCAGCTGAGAAATGGAATCAAACAAATGGTTCAGGGCGAGACCCAGGTTCTAATGGCCCGCAATGCAGAGCTCGCGCGCAATTTTGTCGGACTCTCCCGGCGCTTGGATCAGGTTTTGCTCGCATCCCAAGGGACGCAAACACAGCCCCCACCGCCGGACCCGGCCGCCAAGGACGCGGGGGGGCTCGGGGCCGTCATGGACAGTTTCTATCACCGGCTGGAAAACAAATACCGCGGCACCACATCCGACATCCGAAACAGGTTGCGCGTCTATCTGCCCGATGTTGAGAGCGCGGTTATCCGCACCGGCGGCAAACCTGTTATGGACATCGGCTGCGGCCGCGGGGAATGGCTTGGCCTGCTAAATGATGTAGGCATCACCGCCATTGGCATTGATACCAACCCTGTGCAAATTGAAGACGTGCAGAGCGAAGGACTGGATGCGCGTTACGGGGACGCCCGCAGCGCGCTCACCGAGGCCAAAGACGATTCTTTAGCCTGTATTACCGCGCACCATCTGATCGAGCATCTGCCTTTTGAAGAGGTTCTCTGGATTACCCGGGAAGCCATGCGCGTGCTGGCCCCAGGCGGGGTACTCTTGTTCGAAACCCCCAATACACGCAACGTTCTGGTAGGATCGACCTCCTTTCACAACGATCCCACGCACCTGCGTCCTATGACCGATCCGGTGCTGAATGTCCTGTTTGAAACGATCGGGTTTCAGCCCATCGAAACGCGCCATCTGCACCCTCATGAGAGGCTTGCTGAGTTTATGGCAAAGCCAGGGTTTGACCCCGACCTAGCCAATCTGATGTTTGGCGCCCAGGATCTGGCCATCTTGGGGCACAAACCCCTTCGGGAGACTTAA
- a CDS encoding helix-turn-helix domain-containing protein, with amino-acid sequence MAHDKITPAVSRDKNARAELGSWLRALRETQGLSQRQLADVLDLDYYTFISQLETGRGKIPSARYRDWAKALEQEPKAFMRILLRYYEPEAYGMLFGDAEHV; translated from the coding sequence ATGGCACACGACAAAATCACCCCCGCCGTCTCGCGCGATAAAAACGCCCGTGCAGAGTTGGGAAGCTGGCTGAGGGCACTGCGCGAAACGCAGGGCTTATCGCAGCGCCAACTCGCAGACGTTCTTGACTTAGATTACTACACCTTTATCTCGCAACTTGAGACCGGCCGCGGCAAAATTCCAAGCGCGCGGTACCGCGATTGGGCAAAAGCCCTTGAGCAAGAACCCAAAGCCTTTATGAGAATTCTGCTGAGGTATTATGAGCCAGAAGCCTATGGGATGCTGTTTGGCGATGCAGAACACGTCTAA